A single window of Pectobacterium parmentieri DNA harbors:
- the luxS gene encoding S-ribosylhomocysteine lyase has protein sequence MPLLDSFTVDHTRMAAPAVRVAKTMKTPHGDNITVFDLRFCRPNIEVMPERGIHTLEHLFAGFMRDHLNGDGVEIIDISPMGCRTGFYMSLIGTPNEQRVADSWKAAMADVLKVTDQRKIPELNEYQCGTYDMHSLEEAQEIAQHILDHDIGINQNDDLALPKDKLAELHI, from the coding sequence ATGCCGTTACTAGATAGCTTTACTGTTGACCATACTCGTATGGCCGCACCCGCCGTTCGGGTCGCTAAAACCATGAAAACCCCTCATGGCGACAATATCACTGTATTTGATCTGCGTTTCTGTCGTCCGAACATCGAGGTCATGCCAGAGCGTGGAATTCATACGCTAGAGCACCTATTTGCTGGCTTTATGCGGGATCATTTAAACGGTGATGGCGTTGAAATTATCGATATTTCTCCGATGGGATGCCGTACTGGTTTCTACATGAGCCTGATTGGCACGCCGAATGAGCAACGTGTTGCCGACTCTTGGAAAGCGGCAATGGCGGACGTTCTGAAAGTGACCGATCAGCGTAAAATCCCTGAGCTGAATGAATACCAGTGCGGCACCTATGATATGCATTCACTGGAAGAAGCGCAGGAAATCGCTCAGCATATTTTGGATCACGATATTGGCATTAACCAAAATGACGATCTGGCGTTGCCGAAAGACAAGTTAGCTGAGCTGCATATCTAG
- the gshA gene encoding glutamate--cysteine ligase produces MIPDISEALSWLEKHPQAVKGIQRGIERETLRVTENGHLATTGHPEILGSALSHPWITTDFAEALLEFITPVDKDVDHLLTFLRDIHRHVSRNLGDERMWPLSMPCFIDSEQNIELAQYGSSNVGRFKTLYREGLKNRYGALMQTISGVHYNFSLPLSFWQAREGVADAESGKKAISAGYFRLIRNYYRFGWVIPYLFGASPAICSSFLRGRETALPFERTKKGMLYLPYATSLRLSDLGYTNKSQSNLGITFNDLDTYVAALKRAIKTPSEEYAQVGMKKDGRYLQLNTNVLQIENELYAPIRPKRVTRADETPSDALLRGGIEYIEVRSLDINPFSPTGVSESQVRFLDLFLIWCALADAPEMSADELLCTRKNWNRVILEGRKPGQTVGMRCETIQQPIAEVGKSLFADLRRVAEVLDAENDRPHYQQVCDELLVGFDDPETTFSGRLLTLMKQEGNGSVGLNLAEEYRKMLSNEPLQVLTEEQLATASERSWQRQRQIESEDTMSFDDYLAAN; encoded by the coding sequence TTGATCCCGGACATTTCAGAAGCACTTTCTTGGCTGGAAAAACACCCACAGGCAGTGAAGGGGATTCAGCGTGGAATTGAACGCGAAACATTGCGCGTAACAGAGAACGGACATCTTGCTACGACAGGGCATCCTGAGATATTGGGCTCGGCGTTGTCACACCCGTGGATTACGACAGATTTTGCCGAGGCGTTGTTGGAGTTTATTACGCCAGTCGACAAAGATGTCGATCATCTGCTGACGTTTTTGCGTGATATCCATCGTCACGTTTCCCGTAATCTGGGCGATGAGCGGATGTGGCCATTGAGCATGCCGTGCTTTATCGACAGCGAGCAAAATATAGAGCTGGCGCAGTATGGCTCTTCAAATGTTGGGCGTTTTAAAACGCTTTATCGCGAAGGGCTGAAAAACCGCTATGGCGCATTGATGCAGACCATTTCCGGTGTGCACTATAACTTCTCTCTGCCGTTATCATTCTGGCAGGCGCGAGAGGGCGTAGCAGATGCAGAAAGCGGGAAGAAAGCCATATCTGCGGGATACTTCAGACTGATTCGCAATTATTACCGCTTTGGTTGGGTGATCCCTTACCTGTTTGGCGCTTCTCCGGCGATCTGTTCTTCTTTCCTGAGAGGGAGAGAAACCGCGCTGCCGTTTGAGCGCACGAAAAAAGGTATGCTTTATCTGCCTTATGCCACCTCTCTACGGCTTAGTGATTTAGGTTATACCAATAAATCACAGAGCAATCTGGGGATTACGTTTAACGATCTGGATACCTACGTCGCTGCATTAAAACGTGCGATAAAAACGCCGTCTGAGGAATATGCTCAGGTTGGTATGAAGAAGGATGGTCGTTATCTACAATTGAATACGAACGTCTTGCAGATTGAGAACGAACTCTATGCGCCGATTCGTCCGAAGCGTGTGACGCGTGCGGACGAAACGCCATCTGATGCTTTGCTGCGTGGCGGAATTGAATATATCGAAGTGCGCTCGCTAGATATCAATCCGTTCTCTCCTACTGGGGTGAGTGAAAGTCAGGTGCGTTTCCTGGATTTATTCCTGATCTGGTGTGCGTTAGCGGATGCGCCGGAAATGAGCGCAGATGAACTATTGTGTACGCGTAAAAACTGGAACCGAGTGATCCTTGAAGGTCGTAAACCAGGGCAGACGGTGGGAATGCGGTGTGAAACCATCCAGCAGCCGATTGCCGAGGTTGGGAAATCCCTGTTTGCAGATTTACGTCGTGTTGCGGAAGTACTGGATGCTGAAAACGATCGGCCGCATTATCAGCAGGTATGCGATGAGCTGCTTGTTGGTTTTGACGATCCAGAAACGACGTTCTCTGGCAGGCTGTTAACGTTGATGAAGCAAGAAGGCAATGGTAGCGTGGGGCTGAATTTAGCGGAGGAATACCGCAAGATGCTGAGCAATGAGCCGTTGCAGGTGTTGACTGAAGAGCAATTAGCGACTGCAAGCGAACGTTCCTGGCAGCGCCAACGTCAGATTGAGTCTGAAGATACGATGAGTTTTGACGATTATCTGGCGGCGAATTAA
- a CDS encoding YqaA family protein, producing MSEFWAVFSLFWSSLLSATLLPGSSEVLLVTLLLADSAKPYLLLIVATVGNTLGGLTNIFIGRLLPQPKQQAGHTVAMRWLQRYGCAALLFSWVPIVGDLLCVLAGWLRMPWVKSAVFIGIGKALRYIVLTGITLQGMAWWS from the coding sequence GTGAGTGAGTTCTGGGCCGTTTTTTCTCTTTTCTGGAGTAGCCTGCTCAGTGCAACACTGTTGCCCGGCAGTTCGGAAGTACTGCTGGTGACATTATTGTTGGCTGACAGCGCAAAACCTTATCTGCTGCTCATCGTGGCAACGGTAGGAAATACGCTGGGCGGGTTAACAAATATTTTTATAGGGCGCTTACTCCCTCAGCCAAAACAACAAGCTGGGCATACAGTGGCCATGCGCTGGTTACAGCGCTATGGTTGCGCTGCGCTGTTATTTAGCTGGGTGCCGATAGTAGGCGATTTATTGTGCGTGTTAGCGGGTTGGTTACGTATGCCCTGGGTGAAATCGGCGGTTTTTATCGGTATCGGAAAAGCGCTGCGGTATATCGTATTGACAGGTATAACGTTACAGGGGATGGCGTGGTGGTCTTAG
- the yqaB gene encoding fructose-1-phosphate/6-phosphogluconate phosphatase has protein sequence MYDRYQGLIFDMDGTLLDTEPTHHKAWDLVLARYGMSYDASAMTALNGSPTWRIAQRIIESHQADIDPIQLAAEKTAVVEEMLLDTVQPLPLIDVVKHYRGRRPMAVGTGSTHGMADRLLTHLGLQNYFDAIVGADDVTQHKPFPDTFLRCAALISVAPEHCIVFEDADYGIEAAKRANMAVVDVRTL, from the coding sequence ATGTACGATCGCTATCAAGGGCTGATCTTTGATATGGATGGCACCCTACTCGATACGGAACCTACGCACCATAAAGCGTGGGATCTGGTGCTTGCCCGATATGGCATGAGTTATGATGCCAGTGCCATGACAGCATTGAACGGCTCGCCTACCTGGCGTATTGCGCAGCGTATTATTGAAAGTCATCAGGCTGATATTGATCCTATCCAACTAGCAGCGGAAAAAACGGCTGTTGTTGAGGAAATGCTGCTGGATACGGTACAGCCGCTACCGCTGATTGATGTTGTTAAACATTACCGTGGACGGCGCCCTATGGCGGTTGGTACGGGGAGTACGCATGGAATGGCCGATAGACTGCTAACGCATTTGGGGCTGCAGAATTATTTTGATGCGATCGTCGGTGCAGATGATGTCACACAGCATAAGCCGTTTCCCGATACTTTTCTGCGTTGTGCCGCGTTGATTTCTGTTGCTCCGGAACACTGTATCGTGTTTGAAGACGCTGATTACGGTATTGAAGCGGCTAAGCGGGCTAATATGGCTGTGGTTGACGTTCGTACACTGTGA